A genomic window from Pseudogulbenkiania sp. MAI-1 includes:
- a CDS encoding ExeA family protein, protein MYTNHYGLADLPFSIAPDPRYLFMSQRHREALAHLMYGISGDGGFVLLTGEIGTGKTTICRCFLQQLPDNCDVAFIFNPKLNVLELLSTICEELHIPYPQDSASNKALTDRINDHLLAAHAQGRTTILIIDEAQNLDSEVLEQVRLLTNLETNQRKLLHIILLGQPELRDKLARPELQQLSQRIIARYHLGPLQPQEIAAYIHHRLDVAGGSRTLFPASVIRLLFRLSDGIPRKLNILCDRALLGAYVQGKGEVDRDILRQAAKEVYGQNTPQPWQKLVVGLGALLSATALATALLYYAEPFGRTPSALAKPAGSKPALVSGKTMVETPTPSGQRGTPEQLSTLVAKGTERDAQKLAYQALLALWKIPAQADGEPSACLQAAAFGLLCLSESGELEQLRRLDRPAVLQVRLPNGGVSHVLLSALQGEQATIGQGKHTQIIGVRMLSQAWTGRYTLLWKPPPNYREPLARGSRGPLVAWLHHQLGPRQEQHPGPAKEWLFDGALEERVMRFQRSDGLPADGIVGPHTLIRLTRASDASSPRLAGTIMTTATKE, encoded by the coding sequence ATGTACACGAACCACTATGGTTTGGCCGATCTGCCTTTTTCGATCGCGCCGGATCCCCGCTATCTCTTCATGAGCCAGCGGCACCGCGAAGCGCTCGCCCACCTGATGTACGGCATCAGCGGGGACGGGGGCTTCGTGCTCCTGACCGGCGAGATCGGCACCGGCAAGACCACCATTTGCCGCTGCTTTCTGCAGCAATTGCCGGACAACTGCGACGTCGCCTTCATTTTCAACCCGAAGCTGAACGTGCTCGAGCTGCTGTCGACGATCTGCGAAGAGCTCCATATCCCCTACCCCCAGGACAGCGCCAGCAACAAGGCGCTGACCGACCGCATCAACGACCACCTGCTGGCCGCCCATGCCCAGGGGCGCACGACGATCCTCATCATCGACGAGGCGCAGAATCTGGACAGCGAGGTACTGGAGCAGGTCAGGCTGCTGACCAACCTGGAAACCAACCAGCGCAAGCTGCTGCACATCATCCTGCTGGGGCAGCCGGAGCTGCGGGACAAGCTGGCCCGCCCCGAGTTGCAGCAGCTTTCGCAACGGATCATCGCCCGCTATCACCTCGGGCCGTTGCAGCCGCAGGAAATCGCCGCCTACATCCATCACCGTCTCGATGTCGCCGGGGGCAGCCGGACCTTGTTTCCAGCGTCCGTCATCCGCTTGCTGTTCCGCCTCAGCGACGGCATTCCGCGCAAGCTGAACATCCTGTGCGACCGCGCCCTGCTGGGTGCCTACGTGCAAGGGAAAGGCGAGGTGGACCGCGACATCCTGCGCCAGGCCGCCAAGGAGGTGTATGGCCAGAACACGCCCCAGCCGTGGCAAAAGCTGGTGGTGGGGCTGGGGGCCCTGCTCAGCGCCACGGCCCTGGCCACCGCCTTGCTCTACTACGCCGAACCGTTCGGCCGTACCCCAAGTGCGCTGGCCAAGCCGGCAGGCTCGAAACCGGCCTTGGTCAGCGGCAAGACAATGGTCGAAACGCCCACGCCATCTGGGCAACGGGGCACGCCGGAGCAGTTGTCGACCCTCGTAGCCAAGGGTACGGAGCGCGACGCCCAGAAACTGGCCTACCAGGCCCTGCTGGCGCTCTGGAAGATTCCGGCCCAGGCCGATGGCGAGCCGAGCGCCTGTCTGCAGGCGGCAGCGTTCGGTCTGCTCTGCCTGAGCGAGTCTGGCGAGCTGGAGCAGTTGCGCCGCCTCGATCGGCCGGCGGTGCTTCAGGTGCGCCTGCCGAATGGCGGCGTCAGCCATGTCCTCCTGAGCGCTTTGCAGGGCGAGCAAGCCACCATCGGGCAGGGAAAGCATACCCAGATCATCGGCGTGAGGATGCTGAGTCAGGCCTGGACGGGACGCTACACCCTGCTGTGGAAGCCCCCTCCCAACTATCGCGAGCCGCTGGCCCGCGGCAGCCGAGGGCCGCTGGTGGCCTGGCTGCACCACCAGCTTGGCCCGCGCCAGGAGCAACACCCCGGCCCGGCAAAAGAATGGCTGTTTGACGGCGCCCTGGAAGAACGGGTGATGCGTTTTCAGCGCAGCGATGGCTTGCCGGCAGACGGCATCGTCGGGCCGCACACGCTGATCCGGCTGACCCGGGCCAGCGATGCGTCCTCCCCCCGACTGGCCGGCACGATCATGACCACGGCCACCAAGGAGTAG
- a CDS encoding DsbC family protein: protein MMKKSRVLSACMAGWLLAGLANADEKTVKPLFEERFPGLKAESVVKEPLTGLYEIYASGQILYTDEKVSYVIQGTLVDAKTRQNLTSERLKKFTEIPFDKLPFDQAIKIVKGSGKRQLAVFEDPDCPFCKQLESELKKVDDVTVYVFLYPLEQLHPGATAKSQKIWCAPDRAKAWLKVMQDGTVPDGKGDCDNPIAKLAEFGRSRRITGTPTMMFENGTRIAGAIPADRLEKLLSENAAKP from the coding sequence ATGATGAAAAAAAGCAGGGTCTTGAGCGCTTGTATGGCAGGATGGCTACTGGCCGGCCTCGCCAACGCCGACGAAAAAACGGTCAAGCCGCTTTTCGAAGAGCGTTTCCCCGGACTCAAAGCGGAATCGGTTGTGAAAGAACCGCTGACGGGCCTGTATGAGATTTATGCCTCCGGCCAGATACTCTACACCGATGAGAAGGTCTCCTACGTCATTCAGGGCACCCTCGTCGATGCCAAAACCAGGCAGAACCTGACCAGCGAACGCCTGAAGAAGTTCACCGAGATACCCTTCGACAAGCTGCCCTTCGACCAGGCCATCAAGATCGTCAAAGGCAGCGGCAAGCGCCAACTGGCCGTCTTCGAAGACCCGGACTGCCCCTTCTGCAAGCAACTGGAGAGCGAGTTGAAGAAGGTCGACGACGTGACGGTCTACGTCTTCCTCTACCCGTTGGAGCAGCTGCATCCCGGCGCCACGGCCAAGTCGCAGAAGATATGGTGTGCGCCGGACCGGGCAAAAGCCTGGCTGAAGGTCATGCAGGATGGCACTGTCCCCGATGGAAAGGGTGATTGTGACAATCCCATCGCCAAACTGGCCGAATTCGGACGATCGCGCCGTATCACCGGTACGCCGACTATGATGTTCGAGAACGGCACTCGAATCGCGGGAGCCATCCCGGCCGACAGACTTGAGAAACTGTTGAGCGAGAACGCGGCAAAGCCTTGA
- a CDS encoding NEW3 domain-containing protein, giving the protein MLRHSRGLPGLRAGLHRILACCGLALLFSASPSFAQSTTGLKKTTQATSTIHASQPTSVAQQTQLEGELEVLHEDDFKNKKSRTRHFLKTDKGERYELKFKAHAPHHPTGTKLRVKGAKSGNVLYLDSSGGSNVQVLAMASTNTFGEQKVAVMLVNFTDNTTQPFTSSQANAAFFGSTGSATSFYKENSFGNTWLSGNVLGWYTLPISSTSDAITIASHAKQAAQAAGVDLTAYSRYVYVFPKHPTYPWSGSATVGGAPSEAWLNGTIAVKTISHELGHNLGLDHAKYMNCGTVSLGSNCGINAYGDPSDSMGAISTGHFDAFHKEQLGWLNNGAMPPITTVSSDGTYSLDPYEIAGSKSKALKILKGVDATTGAKTWYYIEYRQPVGFDTALPTLMYNNNLTRGVQVRLGTDGDIGSSYLLDMTPGSEVGQYDSALVPGQSYSDSTAGIVVTTLSADTTGATVNVSFASKPTQSCVQTNPSVLVSTSQNTSVAAGTSVTYTVAVTNNDSSACSASTFNLLASVPSGWGASFGSSALTVSPGSAGSTTFTVTSSSTALVSSYTIGATATNTSYSASGSATYSVASTTTTTTSGKGGGKGRVK; this is encoded by the coding sequence ATGCTTCGCCATTCAAGGGGATTGCCCGGTCTGCGTGCCGGCCTGCACCGTATCCTTGCGTGTTGCGGGCTGGCACTCTTGTTTTCCGCCTCCCCCAGCTTTGCGCAATCCACTACTGGTCTGAAAAAAACTACTCAGGCCACATCGACCATCCATGCCTCTCAGCCCACGTCCGTCGCCCAGCAGACTCAGCTCGAGGGTGAGCTGGAAGTGCTGCACGAAGATGACTTCAAGAACAAAAAGAGCCGTACTCGGCATTTTCTGAAGACTGACAAGGGCGAGCGCTATGAGCTGAAATTCAAGGCCCACGCTCCTCATCACCCGACCGGCACTAAGCTGCGGGTCAAGGGTGCCAAGAGCGGTAACGTCCTTTATCTGGATAGCAGCGGAGGCAGCAATGTCCAGGTTTTGGCGATGGCTTCGACTAACACCTTTGGCGAGCAGAAAGTCGCCGTCATGCTGGTGAACTTTACCGACAACACCACCCAGCCCTTCACTTCATCCCAGGCGAATGCAGCTTTTTTTGGAAGTACTGGGAGCGCTACCAGCTTTTACAAGGAAAATTCCTTCGGGAATACCTGGCTCAGCGGCAATGTCCTTGGATGGTATACTCTGCCCATTTCCTCGACGAGTGATGCAATTACAATTGCCAGCCATGCAAAACAGGCTGCGCAGGCTGCTGGTGTTGATCTGACCGCCTACAGCCGATACGTCTACGTTTTTCCCAAGCATCCCACCTACCCTTGGTCAGGCTCGGCCACCGTTGGCGGGGCGCCTTCAGAGGCATGGTTGAACGGGACAATCGCCGTTAAGACCATCAGCCATGAGCTGGGCCACAATCTCGGCCTTGATCATGCCAAATATATGAACTGCGGCACCGTTTCCTTAGGCAGTAATTGTGGAATCAACGCTTACGGTGACCCAAGTGACAGTATGGGCGCCATTAGCACCGGGCATTTCGATGCCTTCCATAAGGAGCAGCTAGGTTGGCTCAACAACGGCGCCATGCCTCCCATTACCACTGTCTCTTCGGATGGCACCTATAGCCTGGACCCTTACGAAATCGCGGGCAGTAAATCCAAGGCGCTCAAGATTTTGAAGGGTGTCGATGCCACCACCGGGGCAAAAACCTGGTATTACATCGAATACCGCCAGCCAGTCGGTTTCGATACGGCTCTGCCGACGTTGATGTACAACAACAATCTGACCCGCGGGGTACAGGTGCGCCTCGGCACCGATGGCGACATTGGCAGCAGCTACTTGCTGGATATGACTCCTGGTAGCGAAGTAGGTCAATATGATTCGGCCTTGGTCCCTGGTCAGAGTTATAGCGACAGTACTGCCGGCATCGTGGTCACTACGCTCTCAGCCGACACTACCGGCGCTACAGTGAACGTAAGCTTTGCCAGCAAACCCACCCAGTCCTGTGTGCAGACTAACCCGTCGGTGCTGGTTTCGACGTCCCAGAATACTTCGGTCGCCGCTGGTACCTCGGTCACATATACCGTGGCAGTGACCAATAATGACAGCAGCGCCTGCAGCGCTTCTACATTTAACCTGTTGGCGAGTGTACCGTCCGGCTGGGGGGCAAGCTTTGGGAGCAGTGCGTTGACCGTCAGCCCGGGTAGTGCTGGTTCGACAACGTTCACAGTAACCTCATCGTCCACGGCCTTGGTTAGTTCGTACACTATCGGAGCTACCGCTACCAACACCTCGTATAGCGCGAGCGGTTCGGCCACCTACAGCGTCGCCAGTACCACTACTACCACTACATCTGGTAAGGGGGGCGGCAAGGGTAGAGTGAAGTAA
- a CDS encoding general secretion pathway protein GspB → MSYILDALLKADQERQRNATPTLNSVHAPYVAEPSGPRRRWLYPVLLTLLGGGLLVSGLLLGIRPAASAPERSAQAQAATPSPAAPAKHLEKVTASPQVEPPRLNAPLSAAVAPLHTPTPPATAQTAPPPATVATMTRDKTPSHERRMASPAAPTAPAPSAETDAVASVPLPAEATPAVTLKRSNRILDLGELPPELRKEVEENVIVSGSSFSADNNERMAIINDRARRAGDEVATGMKLETILPDGIVLNYKGYRFRTGMY, encoded by the coding sequence ATGTCATATATCCTCGACGCCTTGCTCAAAGCGGATCAGGAGCGTCAGCGCAATGCGACGCCGACGCTCAACTCCGTGCATGCCCCCTATGTCGCAGAACCATCCGGCCCACGCAGGCGCTGGCTCTACCCCGTGCTGCTGACGCTCCTGGGCGGCGGACTGCTGGTGAGCGGCCTGCTGCTCGGCATACGGCCGGCGGCCTCGGCACCGGAACGCTCGGCTCAAGCCCAAGCGGCCACGCCCAGCCCGGCTGCTCCGGCAAAACACCTGGAAAAAGTAACCGCTTCTCCACAGGTGGAACCGCCCCGCCTGAACGCTCCCTTGTCTGCCGCTGTCGCCCCCCTCCACACTCCGACTCCCCCGGCGACAGCGCAGACCGCTCCTCCCCCCGCCACCGTGGCCACGATGACACGGGACAAAACGCCTTCCCACGAACGGCGCATGGCGTCGCCCGCCGCCCCGACGGCCCCCGCCCCCTCGGCGGAGACGGACGCTGTGGCGTCGGTCCCTCTGCCAGCCGAGGCCACACCAGCGGTTACGCTGAAACGCAGCAACCGCATCCTCGACCTCGGCGAGCTCCCTCCGGAGCTGCGCAAGGAAGTGGAGGAGAACGTGATCGTCTCCGGCTCCTCATTCTCCGCGGACAACAACGAGCGCATGGCCATCATCAATGACCGGGCGCGGCGCGCGGGCGATGAGGTCGCCACCGGCATGAAACTGGAAACCATCTTGCCAGATGGTATCGTCTTGAATTACAAGGGGTATCGTTTCCGTACCGGCATGTATTGA
- a CDS encoding lytic transglycosylase domain-containing protein, translating to MKTNLTLPGRLTVRVAILLLMLPWAQSVRADIYAFKDSDGTLHFSNIPQDKRYTLLMRTPKEPLAGETAAADSSAPASERRGPAIDPQLRAQLNGLIEETARSLNMDPALLHAVIAVESGYNPRAVSPKGAMGLMQLMPATAKRYGVTDPYDPAQNIRAGAQYLRDLMGRFDNDLKLTLAAYNAGELAVARHGNTIPPYKETLNYVPRVMSGYARNQQQP from the coding sequence ATGAAGACCAACCTTACCCTGCCGGGGCGGCTCACCGTCCGCGTAGCCATCCTGCTTTTGATGCTCCCGTGGGCTCAATCGGTCCGGGCCGACATCTACGCTTTCAAGGACTCCGACGGCACCCTGCACTTCAGCAACATCCCTCAGGACAAACGCTACACCTTGCTGATGCGCACCCCCAAGGAGCCACTCGCCGGCGAGACCGCTGCCGCGGACAGTTCCGCACCGGCCAGCGAACGGCGAGGGCCGGCCATCGACCCGCAACTGCGCGCCCAGCTGAACGGCCTGATCGAAGAAACCGCGCGGAGCTTGAATATGGACCCCGCACTGTTGCACGCCGTCATCGCCGTCGAATCGGGCTACAATCCGCGCGCCGTCTCACCCAAGGGGGCCATGGGCCTGATGCAGCTGATGCCGGCCACGGCAAAACGCTACGGTGTGACCGACCCCTACGACCCGGCACAAAACATCCGCGCCGGCGCGCAGTACCTGCGCGACCTGATGGGCCGTTTCGACAACGACCTCAAGCTGACGCTGGCGGCCTATAACGCTGGCGAACTGGCCGTCGCCCGCCATGGCAACACCATTCCACCATATAAGGAGACGCTGAATTATGTTCCTCGCGTCATGAGCGGTTACGCCCGCAATCAACAGCAACCCTGA
- the rnr gene encoding ribonuclease R, translating to MPSKQKKQKNTSLRLQDPHLEREKLKYDNPLPSREFVIQLLTEQGVPLWPDELAQMLDIKKDELRYFERRLQAMERSGEIIINRKGAICVADKLELIRCKVSGHRDGYGFAIPEEPGVEDIFLSEREMHKVLHGDRVMVSITGTDKRGRNEGRIVEVLERAVQKLVGRIYLSRGVWLVVAEDKRINQDILIEPGGEGGAQHGQVVIVELLSQPDSYRQPIGRVVEILGNYADPGMEIEIALRQHDLPHVFSDAAVEQAQATPKKVRKSDLKGREDLRELPLVTIDSETARDFDDAVFAERVGKGYRLVVAIADVSHYVKPGDALDQDALERGTSVYFPRRVIPMLPEALSNGICSLNPDVERLCMVCDMQISAKGEVKQYRFYPAVMQSKARLTYNIVWDWLQHGSDHPLLPKLQTLYELFKVLLAAREQRGAIEFDSTETQMVFNEDGKIDKIVPVVRNDAHRLIEECMLAANVCSADFLLKHEHPCLYRVHEGPTPEKLENLQAYLKLVGLALGGGATPTAKDYAKLAEQIHGRPDAPVLQTMLLRSMQQAIYSPDNIGHFGLAYEAYTHFTSPIRRYPDLVVHRSIKAVLAGHHYKAGKWEQLGEHCSMTERRADEASRDVEAWLKTYYMRDKIGEVFVGEISAVTSFGVFVLLDGIYVEGLLHISELGKDYFHYRKDIQAIVGEKSGVRYQLGGRLAVKVVRADLESSRIDFVLAPETELQAESESKPASKKKRKVS from the coding sequence ATGCCTTCGAAGCAAAAAAAACAGAAAAACACCTCCCTGCGTTTGCAGGACCCGCACCTGGAGCGGGAAAAACTCAAGTATGACAATCCCTTACCGAGCCGGGAGTTCGTCATCCAACTGCTTACCGAGCAGGGCGTGCCCCTGTGGCCGGACGAACTCGCCCAGATGCTCGACATCAAGAAGGACGAACTTCGCTACTTCGAACGCCGCTTGCAGGCCATGGAGCGTTCCGGCGAGATCATCATCAACCGCAAAGGCGCCATCTGCGTTGCCGACAAGCTCGAGCTGATCCGCTGCAAGGTCTCCGGCCACCGTGACGGTTACGGATTCGCCATCCCCGAAGAGCCGGGCGTCGAGGACATCTTCCTCTCCGAGCGCGAGATGCATAAGGTGCTGCACGGCGACCGGGTGATGGTCAGCATCACCGGCACCGACAAGCGCGGCCGTAACGAAGGACGCATCGTCGAAGTGCTGGAGCGCGCGGTACAGAAACTGGTGGGGCGCATTTACCTGTCGCGCGGCGTGTGGCTGGTGGTGGCCGAAGACAAGCGCATCAATCAGGACATCTTGATCGAACCGGGCGGTGAGGGCGGGGCGCAGCATGGCCAGGTGGTGATCGTCGAACTCTTGTCGCAGCCGGACAGCTATCGCCAGCCGATCGGCCGGGTCGTGGAAATCCTCGGCAACTACGCCGACCCCGGCATGGAAATCGAGATTGCGCTGCGCCAGCATGATCTGCCGCACGTATTCTCCGACGCCGCCGTCGAGCAAGCGCAGGCCACGCCGAAGAAAGTACGCAAGTCCGACCTCAAGGGCCGGGAAGACCTGCGCGAGCTGCCGCTGGTGACCATCGACAGCGAAACCGCCCGCGACTTCGACGATGCCGTTTTTGCCGAGCGTGTCGGCAAGGGCTACCGACTGGTGGTGGCGATTGCCGACGTCAGCCATTACGTCAAGCCGGGCGACGCCTTGGACCAGGATGCACTGGAGCGCGGTACCTCGGTCTACTTCCCGCGCCGCGTCATCCCGATGCTGCCGGAAGCGCTCTCCAACGGTATCTGTTCGCTCAACCCCGACGTCGAGCGGCTCTGCATGGTCTGCGATATGCAGATCAGCGCCAAGGGCGAGGTCAAGCAGTACCGCTTCTACCCAGCGGTGATGCAATCCAAGGCTCGCCTCACCTACAACATCGTATGGGACTGGCTACAGCACGGCTCCGATCATCCACTGCTGCCCAAGCTGCAAACCCTATATGAGTTGTTCAAAGTTCTGTTGGCAGCGCGCGAACAGCGCGGCGCCATCGAATTCGACAGCACCGAAACACAGATGGTGTTCAACGAGGACGGCAAGATCGACAAGATCGTGCCGGTGGTGCGCAACGATGCCCACCGCCTGATCGAAGAGTGCATGCTGGCGGCTAACGTGTGCTCCGCCGATTTCCTGCTCAAGCACGAACACCCCTGCTTGTACCGCGTGCACGAGGGGCCGACACCGGAAAAACTGGAAAACCTGCAAGCCTATCTCAAGCTGGTCGGGCTGGCGCTGGGAGGCGGCGCAACGCCGACCGCAAAGGATTACGCCAAGCTGGCAGAGCAAATCCATGGCCGCCCCGATGCGCCGGTGCTGCAGACCATGCTGCTGCGCTCCATGCAGCAGGCCATCTACAGCCCGGACAATATCGGCCACTTCGGGCTGGCGTACGAGGCTTATACCCATTTCACCTCCCCGATCCGCCGCTATCCCGACCTCGTGGTGCATCGCTCCATCAAGGCGGTCCTTGCTGGGCATCACTATAAGGCGGGCAAGTGGGAGCAACTGGGTGAGCACTGCTCCATGACCGAGCGCCGAGCCGACGAGGCCAGCCGCGACGTCGAAGCCTGGCTCAAGACCTACTACATGCGCGACAAGATCGGCGAGGTGTTCGTCGGGGAGATCAGTGCCGTCACCAGTTTCGGCGTCTTTGTGTTGCTCGACGGCATTTACGTTGAAGGCCTGCTGCACATCTCCGAACTGGGTAAGGACTACTTCCACTACCGCAAGGACATCCAGGCCATCGTCGGCGAGAAGAGCGGGGTGCGTTACCAGTTGGGCGGGCGCCTGGCGGTCAAGGTCGTGCGGGCCGACCTGGAAAGCAGCCGTATCGATTTTGTCCTGGCGCCGGAGACCGAATTGCAGGCCGAGAGCGAGAGCAAGCCGGCAAGCAAGAAGAAGCGCAAGGTCAGTTGA